A DNA window from Cobetia marina contains the following coding sequences:
- the serC gene encoding 3-phosphoserine/phosphohydroxythreonine transaminase, with protein sequence MTRKFNFCAGPAALPTAVLERARAEMLDYQGRGLSVMEMSHRSDDFVAIAEKAEADLRELLDIPSHYRVLFMQGGASTQFAGVPLNLLGEGGSANYLYTGIWGKKAIKEAEHLAVGSHVAASSESNGLIAVPRQNAIQLSGDVGYLHYTANETIGGLEFDYIPEVAADGVPLVCDMSSSILSGPLDVSRFGVIYAGAQKNIGPAGLTLVIVREDLLERARKDCPTMLNWKTAAEAGSMFNTPPTYAWYLSGLVFEWLKDEVGGLDAMNAINDRKAQALYAAIDGNDFYSNPIVTENRSRMNVPFVLADDRLDKTFLAESEAAGLLNLAGHRSVGGMRASLYNAVPEAAVTALVDFMGDFARRHG encoded by the coding sequence ATGACACGCAAGTTCAATTTCTGCGCCGGTCCTGCTGCACTGCCGACCGCTGTCCTGGAACGCGCACGCGCCGAGATGCTGGATTATCAGGGCCGCGGACTGTCCGTCATGGAGATGAGTCATCGCTCCGACGACTTCGTGGCCATCGCCGAGAAGGCCGAGGCGGATCTGCGCGAACTGCTCGACATTCCGTCCCACTATCGCGTGCTGTTCATGCAGGGCGGCGCTTCCACCCAGTTCGCGGGGGTGCCTCTGAACCTGCTGGGTGAGGGTGGCAGCGCCAACTATCTCTATACCGGTATCTGGGGCAAGAAGGCGATCAAGGAAGCCGAGCATCTGGCCGTGGGCAGCCATGTGGCCGCCTCCAGCGAAAGCAATGGCCTGATTGCCGTGCCGCGTCAGAATGCGATCCAGCTCTCGGGTGATGTGGGCTATCTGCACTACACCGCCAACGAGACCATCGGCGGCCTCGAGTTCGACTACATTCCCGAGGTGGCAGCGGATGGCGTGCCGCTGGTGTGTGACATGTCGTCTTCCATCCTGTCGGGGCCGCTGGATGTCAGCCGTTTCGGTGTCATCTATGCCGGTGCCCAGAAGAACATCGGTCCGGCGGGTCTGACGCTGGTCATCGTGCGTGAAGATCTGCTCGAGCGTGCGCGCAAGGACTGCCCGACCATGCTGAACTGGAAGACGGCCGCCGAGGCGGGCTCCATGTTCAACACCCCGCCGACCTATGCCTGGTATCTCTCAGGCCTGGTGTTCGAGTGGCTGAAGGATGAGGTCGGGGGTCTCGATGCCATGAATGCGATCAATGATCGCAAGGCGCAGGCACTTTATGCGGCCATCGACGGCAACGACTTCTACTCCAATCCGATCGTCACCGAGAACCGTTCACGCATGAACGTGCCGTTCGTGCTGGCCGATGATCGTCTCGACAAGACCTTCCTTGCCGAGTCCGAGGCGGCGGGTCTGCTCAACCTGGCCGGTCACCGCAGTGTCGGTGGCATGCGTGCCAGTCTCTACAACGCCGTGCCGGAAGCTGCCGTCACTGCGCTGGTGGACTTCATGGGCGACTTCGCGCGTCGTCACGGCTAA
- the pheA gene encoding prephenate dehydratase, which yields MTDSKQNPAPQVAAKAVTLDELRQRIDTIDSELLRLISERAGCAQQVAEVKMAAGDVGEDGQVQFYRPEREAQVLRRIMADNPGPLKGEEMARLFREIMSACLALEQPIRLAYLGPEGTFTQQAALKHFGDSAVTKPMAAIDEVFREVEAGAVQYGVVPVENSTEGVINHTLDSFMGSQLKISGEVVLRIHHHLLVGPNTRREKISRIYSHAQSLAQCRKWLDAHFPHAERIAVSSNAEAARQVRTEWHSAAIAGDMAAKLYELEKVEEKIEDSPDNSTRFLIIGDSSVPASGDDKTSIVVAMRNQPGALHDLLAPFHRHQIDLTRVETRPSRSGAWNYVFFIDFRGHRDDPLITETLEELRQCAADVKVLGSYPVGVL from the coding sequence ATGACGGATTCCAAGCAGAATCCTGCGCCGCAGGTGGCTGCCAAGGCGGTCACGCTGGACGAGCTGCGTCAGCGCATCGATACCATCGACAGCGAGCTGCTGCGCCTGATCAGCGAGCGGGCGGGCTGTGCGCAGCAGGTGGCCGAGGTCAAGATGGCGGCCGGTGACGTGGGCGAGGATGGCCAGGTGCAGTTCTATCGTCCTGAGCGTGAAGCCCAGGTGTTGCGCCGTATCATGGCCGACAACCCCGGCCCGCTGAAGGGCGAGGAGATGGCGCGTCTGTTCCGCGAGATCATGTCCGCCTGTCTGGCGCTGGAGCAGCCGATTCGTCTGGCCTATCTCGGCCCGGAAGGCACCTTTACCCAGCAGGCCGCGCTCAAGCACTTCGGTGACAGCGCCGTGACCAAGCCGATGGCCGCCATCGACGAGGTGTTCCGCGAAGTGGAAGCCGGCGCGGTGCAGTACGGCGTGGTGCCGGTGGAAAACTCCACCGAGGGCGTCATCAATCACACGCTGGATTCGTTCATGGGCTCGCAGCTCAAGATCTCCGGCGAGGTGGTGCTGCGCATTCACCATCACCTGCTGGTGGGCCCGAATACGCGTCGCGAGAAGATCTCGCGCATCTATTCCCACGCCCAGTCGCTGGCCCAGTGCCGCAAGTGGCTGGATGCCCACTTCCCGCACGCCGAGCGCATCGCGGTGTCCTCGAATGCCGAGGCCGCGCGTCAGGTGCGCACCGAGTGGCACAGTGCGGCGATTGCCGGTGACATGGCGGCCAAGCTCTATGAGCTGGAGAAGGTCGAGGAGAAGATCGAGGACAGCCCGGACAACTCCACGCGTTTCCTGATCATCGGCGACAGCTCGGTGCCGGCGTCCGGTGATGACAAGACCTCCATCGTGGTGGCGATGCGCAACCAGCCGGGGGCGCTGCATGACCTGCTGGCACCGTTCCACCGCCACCAGATCGATCTGACCCGCGTCGAGACGCGGCCGTCGCGCTCGGGTGCCTGGAACTATGTCTTCTTCATCGACTTCCGTGGCCACCGTGATGATCCGCTCATCACGGAGACGCTGGAAGAGCTGCGTCAGTGCGCGGCGGACGTCAAGGTGCTCGGGTCCTACCCGGTCGGTGTGCTGTGA
- a CDS encoding bifunctional prephenate dehydrogenase/3-phosphoshikimate 1-carboxyvinyltransferase yields the protein MLSSERLAGERRILLVGLGLIGGSLAAALRAAGHRGEILACDRDSNEICLGQRMKLIDGGSTQLAGLVPGASLVVLCVPVMAMKGVMAEIAPLLDDDAVVTDVGSTKGAIRDAAIGVFGHMPPNLVLGHPIAGSEKSGVAASNPELYRDHKVILTPEPDSDPEAVARVAAMWSVCGAQLLDMSVARHDEVLARTSHLPHLLAFSLVDSLARQDERLEIFRYAAGGFRDFTRIAGSDPVMWRDVYLANRDAVLEALDEFEAGVARVRAAVTAGDGEAMLGIFTRASHARHYFNTLLKQTSYQTMEQQNVRYRALPGGQVQGRIRVPGDKSMSHRSIMLGALANGVTEVEGFLEGEDSLATLQAFRDMGVVIEGPHQGRVTIHGVGLNGLKQPPGPLYVGNSGTAMRLFAGLLAGQAFDTELTGDASLTKRPMDRVANPLREMGAVIDTAENGRPPLRIHGGQPLKGIRYEMPMASAQVKSCLLLAGLYAEGETRAIEPAPTRDHTERMLNGFGYKVERQGAEAWLTGGGSLEACPIDVPADISSATFFLVAAAITPGADLVLEHVGINPTRIGVINILKAMGADLSISNEREVGGEPVADLHIRYAPLKGIDIPEDQVPLAIDEFPALFIAAANAEGMTRLRGAEELRVKESDRIQVMADGLAQIGVEHEVVADGIDIRGGAYGGGLVDSHGDHRIAMAFSVAALRAQGEILIDDCANVATSFPNFVALASEVGMQVENLGAVAPGQEAS from the coding sequence ATGCTGTCCTCGGAGCGGCTGGCCGGCGAGCGGCGTATCCTGCTGGTCGGGCTGGGGTTGATCGGTGGCTCGCTTGCCGCCGCATTGCGTGCGGCGGGTCATCGCGGCGAGATTCTCGCCTGTGATCGGGATTCCAACGAGATCTGCCTCGGTCAGCGCATGAAGCTGATCGATGGTGGCAGTACTCAGCTGGCTGGGCTGGTGCCCGGCGCCTCGCTGGTGGTGCTGTGCGTGCCGGTGATGGCGATGAAGGGCGTGATGGCGGAGATCGCACCGCTGCTGGACGATGATGCGGTGGTCACCGATGTCGGTAGTACCAAGGGCGCGATCCGCGACGCGGCGATCGGCGTGTTCGGTCACATGCCGCCGAATCTGGTGCTCGGGCATCCGATCGCCGGTTCCGAGAAGAGCGGGGTGGCGGCGTCGAATCCCGAGCTCTATCGCGATCACAAGGTGATTCTGACACCGGAACCGGACAGTGACCCCGAGGCCGTGGCACGCGTGGCCGCCATGTGGTCGGTGTGTGGTGCTCAGCTGCTGGACATGAGCGTGGCACGCCACGACGAGGTTCTGGCACGCACCAGCCATCTGCCGCATCTGCTGGCGTTCTCGCTGGTGGACAGCTTGGCGCGTCAGGATGAGCGCCTGGAGATCTTCCGCTACGCGGCGGGCGGTTTCCGCGACTTCACGCGTATCGCGGGCAGTGACCCGGTGATGTGGCGTGACGTCTATCTGGCCAACCGCGATGCGGTGCTGGAGGCGCTGGATGAATTCGAGGCCGGGGTAGCGCGAGTGCGTGCTGCCGTGACCGCGGGCGATGGCGAGGCGATGCTGGGGATATTCACCCGCGCCAGCCACGCTCGACACTACTTCAATACCCTATTGAAACAGACGAGTTATCAGACAATGGAACAGCAGAACGTGCGGTACCGTGCACTGCCGGGTGGGCAGGTTCAGGGGCGCATTCGTGTGCCGGGTGACAAGTCCATGTCACATCGCTCCATCATGCTGGGCGCGCTGGCGAACGGCGTGACCGAGGTCGAGGGCTTCCTCGAGGGTGAAGACAGCCTGGCCACGCTGCAGGCCTTCCGCGACATGGGCGTGGTCATCGAAGGCCCGCATCAGGGTCGTGTGACCATTCATGGCGTGGGCCTCAACGGCCTGAAGCAGCCGCCGGGCCCGCTGTATGTCGGCAACTCCGGCACCGCGATGCGTCTGTTCGCCGGCCTGCTGGCCGGTCAGGCCTTCGATACCGAGCTGACCGGTGATGCCTCGCTGACCAAGCGCCCGATGGACCGCGTCGCCAACCCGCTGCGCGAGATGGGCGCGGTGATCGATACCGCCGAGAATGGCCGTCCGCCGCTGCGTATCCACGGTGGTCAGCCGCTCAAGGGGATCCGCTACGAGATGCCGATGGCGTCCGCTCAGGTCAAGTCCTGCCTGCTGCTGGCCGGTCTCTACGCCGAAGGCGAGACCCGCGCCATCGAGCCGGCACCGACGCGTGACCACACCGAGCGCATGCTCAACGGCTTCGGCTACAAGGTCGAGCGTCAGGGCGCCGAGGCGTGGCTGACCGGTGGTGGCAGCCTCGAGGCCTGCCCGATCGACGTGCCGGCTGACATCTCCTCCGCGACCTTCTTCCTGGTCGCCGCGGCCATCACGCCGGGTGCCGATCTGGTGCTGGAGCACGTCGGCATCAACCCGACGCGCATCGGCGTGATCAACATCCTCAAGGCGATGGGTGCCGATCTGAGCATCTCCAACGAGCGTGAAGTCGGCGGTGAGCCGGTGGCGGACCTGCACATCCGCTATGCGCCGCTCAAGGGGATCGACATCCCGGAAGATCAGGTCCCGCTGGCCATCGACGAATTCCCGGCGCTGTTCATCGCGGCGGCCAATGCCGAGGGCATGACCCGCCTGCGTGGCGCCGAGGAGCTGCGCGTCAAGGAGTCCGACCGCATCCAGGTGATGGCGGACGGTCTGGCGCAGATCGGTGTCGAGCACGAAGTCGTCGCCGACGGTATCGACATCCGTGGCGGTGCCTACGGTGGCGGTCTGGTCGACAGTCACGGTGACCACCGTATCGCGATGGCCTTCAGCGTGGCGGCGCTGCGTGCGCAGGGCGAAATCCTGATCGATGATTGTGCCAATGTCGCGACCTCCTTCCCGAACTTCGTGGCGCTGGCCAGTGAAGTCGGCATGCAGGTCGAGAACCTCGGTGCCGTGGCACCCGGACAGGAGGCGTCATGA
- the cmk gene encoding (d)CMP kinase — translation MSGEATPHHSQVSDEPVLTLDGPGGAGKGTISRLVAASLGWHLLDSGALYRLTALAAERHGVALEDESAVATIAEHLDVQFDAEGDATRVILEGEDVTRDIRLETVGNNASIIAAQPRVRTALLARQRAFARAPGLVADGRDMGTVVFTEAPLKIFLTASAEERARRRHAQLQEAGVDANISSLLTEIQARDARDMGRAVAPLKPADDGVILDTTDLDIEQVVERIQQLLVEYGLVAER, via the coding sequence ATGAGTGGTGAAGCGACTCCGCATCACAGCCAGGTGAGCGATGAGCCGGTGCTGACCCTCGATGGCCCCGGCGGGGCCGGCAAGGGCACCATCAGCCGTCTGGTCGCGGCGAGCCTGGGCTGGCACCTGCTGGACTCCGGTGCGCTGTATCGTCTGACGGCTCTGGCCGCCGAGCGTCACGGTGTGGCCTTGGAGGACGAGTCCGCGGTGGCCACCATCGCCGAGCACCTCGATGTCCAGTTCGATGCCGAGGGGGATGCCACTCGCGTGATTCTCGAGGGTGAAGACGTCACGCGTGACATCCGTCTCGAGACGGTCGGCAACAACGCCTCCATCATCGCGGCCCAGCCGCGCGTGCGCACCGCACTGCTGGCACGTCAGCGTGCCTTCGCGCGTGCGCCGGGCCTGGTGGCCGACGGTCGCGACATGGGCACGGTGGTCTTCACCGAGGCGCCGCTCAAGATCTTCCTCACCGCCTCGGCCGAGGAACGTGCCCGCAGACGTCATGCCCAGTTGCAGGAAGCGGGTGTGGATGCTAATATTTCGAGCCTTTTGACAGAAATACAGGCGCGCGATGCACGCGACATGGGCCGGGCAGTCGCCCCGCTCAAGCCGGCAGATGACGGCGTGATCCTCGATACGACGGATCTCGACATCGAGCAGGTGGTCGAGCGCATCCAGCAGCTGCTGGTCGAGTATGGCCTGGTGGCGGAACGCTGA
- the rpsA gene encoding 30S ribosomal protein S1 — translation MSESFADLFEQSLQDINMEPGAIVSATIVDIDGDWITVNAGLKSEGQIPSEQFRDESGQLSISIGDEVMVALEAVEDGFGETRLSREKAKRAEAWKELEAAFEKDEIVKGVINGKVKGGFTVDINTIRAFLPGSLVDVRPVRDTAHLENKELDFKVIKLDAKRNNVVVSRRAVLEAENSAEREALLATLQEGQQIQGIVKNLTDYGAFVDLGGVDGLLHITDMAWKRIKHPSEIVAVGDEINVKVLKFDRERNRVSLGLKQLGEDPWVNIKARYPEGAKINARVTNLTDYGCFAELEEGVEGLVHVSEMDWTNKNIHPSKVVNVGDDVEVMILDIDEERRRISLGIKQCTTNPWEDFSGKHNKGDRVSGTIKSITDFGIFIGLEGGIDGLVHLSDISWNEAGEEAVRRYKKGEEAEAVILSIDPERERISLGIKQLESDPVSEYLAVNDKGAIVSGRVVDIDAKEVQVELATDVIAILKASEISADRVEDARNVLSVGDAVEAKIVGVDRKSRLINLSVKSKDQVEAPRRDAAKPRTQEVESNGPTTIGDLIKQQLGQE, via the coding sequence ATGAGCGAGAGCTTTGCTGATTTATTTGAACAGTCACTCCAGGACATCAACATGGAGCCGGGCGCAATCGTGTCCGCTACCATCGTCGATATCGATGGCGACTGGATCACTGTCAATGCCGGTCTGAAATCTGAAGGTCAGATTCCGTCTGAACAGTTCCGTGACGAAAGTGGCCAGCTGTCCATCAGCATCGGCGACGAAGTCATGGTCGCGCTGGAAGCCGTCGAAGATGGCTTCGGTGAGACCCGCCTGTCCCGCGAGAAGGCCAAGCGTGCCGAAGCGTGGAAAGAGCTGGAAGCCGCCTTCGAGAAGGACGAGATCGTCAAGGGCGTGATCAACGGCAAGGTCAAAGGTGGCTTTACCGTCGACATCAACACCATCCGTGCCTTCCTGCCGGGTTCTCTGGTCGATGTCCGCCCTGTGCGCGACACCGCCCACCTCGAGAACAAGGAACTGGACTTCAAGGTCATCAAGCTCGACGCCAAGCGCAACAACGTTGTCGTGTCTCGTCGTGCCGTCCTCGAAGCCGAGAACAGCGCTGAGCGTGAAGCCCTCCTGGCCACTCTGCAGGAAGGTCAGCAGATTCAGGGTATCGTCAAGAACCTGACCGACTACGGCGCCTTCGTCGACCTCGGCGGCGTTGACGGCCTGCTGCACATCACCGACATGGCCTGGAAGCGCATCAAGCATCCGTCCGAGATCGTTGCTGTCGGCGACGAGATCAACGTCAAGGTGCTGAAGTTCGACCGCGAGCGCAACCGTGTGTCTCTGGGTCTCAAGCAGCTGGGTGAAGATCCGTGGGTCAACATCAAGGCTCGCTACCCGGAAGGCGCCAAGATCAACGCACGCGTCACCAACCTCACCGACTACGGCTGCTTCGCCGAGCTGGAAGAGGGCGTCGAAGGTCTGGTCCACGTGTCCGAAATGGATTGGACCAACAAGAACATCCACCCGTCCAAGGTCGTCAATGTCGGCGATGACGTGGAAGTGATGATTCTGGACATCGACGAAGAGCGTCGTCGTATCTCCCTGGGTATCAAGCAGTGCACCACCAACCCGTGGGAAGACTTCAGCGGCAAGCACAACAAGGGCGACCGTGTCTCCGGTACCATCAAGTCAATCACTGACTTCGGTATCTTCATCGGTCTGGAAGGCGGCATCGACGGTCTGGTTCACCTGTCTGACATCTCCTGGAACGAAGCTGGCGAAGAAGCCGTGCGTCGTTACAAGAAGGGTGAAGAAGCTGAAGCGGTCATCCTGTCCATCGATCCGGAACGTGAGCGCATCTCTCTGGGCATCAAGCAGCTCGAGAGCGATCCGGTCTCTGAATACCTGGCCGTCAACGACAAGGGCGCCATCGTGTCCGGTCGTGTTGTCGACATCGACGCCAAGGAAGTTCAGGTCGAGCTGGCCACTGACGTCATCGCCATCCTGAAGGCGTCTGAAATCAGCGCTGATCGTGTCGAAGACGCACGCAACGTCCTGAGCGTCGGCGATGCTGTCGAAGCCAAGATCGTCGGTGTGGATCGCAAGAGCCGCCTGATCAACCTGTCCGTCAAGTCCAAGGACCAGGTGGAAGCACCGCGTCGCGATGCTGCCAAGCCGCGTACCCAGGAAGTCGAGAGCAACGGCCCGACGACCATCGGTGACCTGATCAAGCAGCAGCTGGGTCAGGAGTGA
- a CDS encoding RNA methyltransferase — MTDTSSSASSPATLDNVRVVLVQTFHPGNIGATARAILTMGIKDLVLVNPRCFPDEEATRMASGAAELLENARVVERLEDAVNDCQLVIGASARLRSLPLPHFDEPSEMAARVIDTAQDGKVALVFGRERFGLTNEEIGCCTHQVSIPTNPDYGILNVSQAVQVLAHECRSAWRRTLEPTSEAPVARREDDQLPTREQLGHFHEHLGRALRGSGFLNQPHSQTEERLRALFARAEPTRRELSILRGMLANLERQTAAAEATKPDQSEND, encoded by the coding sequence ATGACTGATACCTCCAGCTCTGCCTCGAGCCCAGCCACCCTCGACAACGTGCGTGTCGTGCTGGTGCAGACCTTCCATCCCGGCAATATCGGCGCCACCGCTCGCGCCATCCTGACCATGGGCATCAAGGACCTGGTGCTGGTCAACCCGCGCTGCTTCCCCGATGAGGAAGCCACACGCATGGCCAGCGGCGCCGCGGAGCTTCTGGAAAACGCCCGCGTGGTCGAGCGTCTCGAAGACGCCGTCAATGACTGCCAGCTGGTCATCGGTGCCAGTGCCCGCCTGCGCAGTCTGCCGCTGCCTCACTTCGATGAGCCGAGCGAGATGGCCGCGCGCGTCATCGATACCGCCCAGGATGGCAAGGTGGCGCTGGTGTTCGGCCGTGAACGCTTCGGGCTGACCAACGAGGAGATCGGCTGCTGCACGCACCAGGTGTCCATCCCCACCAACCCCGACTACGGCATCCTCAATGTCTCCCAGGCCGTACAGGTACTCGCCCACGAGTGTCGCAGCGCCTGGCGTCGCACCCTGGAGCCGACCAGCGAGGCTCCGGTCGCGCGTCGTGAGGATGACCAGCTGCCGACCCGCGAGCAGCTCGGCCACTTCCACGAGCACCTCGGCCGTGCCCTGCGCGGTTCCGGCTTCCTCAATCAACCGCACTCACAGACCGAAGAGCGTCTGCGTGCACTGTTTGCCCGCGCCGAACCGACACGCCGTGAGCTGTCCATCCTGCGCGGCATGCTGGCCAACCTGGAACGCCAGACCGCGGCCGCTGAAGCCACCAAGCCCGATCAGAGCGAGAACGACTAG
- the groL gene encoding chaperonin GroEL (60 kDa chaperone family; promotes refolding of misfolded polypeptides especially under stressful conditions; forms two stacked rings of heptamers to form a barrel-shaped 14mer; ends can be capped by GroES; misfolded proteins enter the barrel where they are refolded when GroES binds): protein MAAKDVRFSDDARKRMARGVNVLADAVKTTLGPKGRNVVLEKSFGAPTVTKDGVSVAKEIELKDRFENMGAQMVKEVASKTSDVAGDGTTTATVLAQSIVNEGLKGVTAGMNPMDLKRGIDKAVIEAVKAVRELSVPCTDTKAIAQVGTISANGDSRIGEIIAEAMEKVGKEGVITVDEGRGFEDELEVVEGMQFDRGYLSPYFVTNQDTMAVELEDPYILLVDKKISNIRELLPVLEGVAKSGKPLAIVAEDIEGEALATLVVNTMRGIVKVAAVKAPGFGDRRKAMLQDIAVLTGGTVISEEVGLNLEQANLDHLGTAKRVTMSKENTTIIDGAGNEGDIEARVSQIRAQIEETSSDYDREKLQERVAKLAGGVAVIRVGAATEVEMKEKKARVEDALHSTRAAVEEGVVPGGGTALVRVLNQLTELKGDNEDQTHGIAIALRAMEAPLRQIVTNAGEEASVVLNNVKAGEGNYGYNASTGVYGDMFEMGVLDPAKVTRSALQSAASIGGLMITTECMIAEDPEDKAAAGGGDMGGMGGMGGMGGMM, encoded by the coding sequence ATGGCTGCAAAAGACGTTCGTTTCTCCGATGATGCTCGCAAGCGCATGGCGCGTGGTGTCAATGTCCTGGCGGATGCCGTCAAGACTACCCTCGGCCCGAAAGGCCGCAACGTGGTGCTGGAAAAATCCTTCGGCGCACCGACCGTGACCAAGGACGGCGTGTCCGTCGCCAAGGAAATCGAGCTGAAGGATCGCTTCGAGAACATGGGCGCCCAGATGGTCAAGGAAGTCGCTTCCAAGACTTCCGACGTCGCGGGTGACGGCACCACCACCGCCACCGTGCTGGCTCAGTCCATCGTCAATGAAGGCCTGAAGGGCGTGACCGCCGGCATGAACCCGATGGACCTGAAGCGCGGCATCGACAAGGCCGTCATCGAAGCCGTCAAGGCCGTGCGTGAGCTGTCCGTGCCGTGCACCGACACCAAGGCCATCGCCCAGGTCGGTACCATCTCCGCCAATGGCGACTCTCGCATCGGCGAGATCATCGCGGAAGCGATGGAGAAAGTCGGCAAGGAAGGCGTCATCACCGTCGATGAAGGCCGTGGCTTCGAAGACGAGCTGGAAGTCGTCGAAGGCATGCAGTTCGACCGTGGCTACCTGTCTCCGTACTTCGTCACCAACCAGGACACCATGGCGGTCGAGCTCGAAGACCCGTACATCCTGCTGGTCGACAAGAAGATCTCCAACATCCGCGAACTGCTGCCGGTGCTGGAAGGCGTCGCCAAGTCCGGCAAGCCGCTGGCGATCGTCGCCGAAGACATCGAAGGCGAAGCGCTGGCGACTCTGGTCGTCAACACCATGCGCGGTATCGTCAAGGTCGCGGCCGTCAAGGCGCCGGGCTTCGGTGATCGTCGCAAGGCCATGCTGCAGGACATCGCTGTCCTGACCGGCGGCACCGTGATTTCCGAAGAAGTCGGCCTCAACCTCGAGCAGGCTAACCTGGACCACCTGGGCACCGCCAAGCGCGTGACCATGTCCAAGGAAAACACCACCATCATCGATGGCGCCGGCAACGAAGGCGACATCGAAGCTCGTGTCTCCCAGATCCGCGCGCAGATCGAGGAAACCTCCTCTGACTACGACCGCGAGAAGCTGCAGGAGCGTGTCGCCAAGCTGGCCGGCGGTGTTGCCGTCATCCGCGTCGGTGCTGCTACCGAAGTCGAGATGAAAGAGAAGAAGGCTCGCGTCGAAGACGCCCTGCACTCCACTCGTGCAGCCGTCGAGGAAGGTGTCGTGCCTGGCGGTGGTACCGCCCTGGTTCGCGTCCTCAACCAGCTGACCGAGCTGAAAGGCGACAACGAAGACCAGACTCACGGTATCGCCATCGCGCTGCGCGCCATGGAAGCGCCGCTGCGTCAGATCGTCACCAACGCTGGCGAAGAAGCCTCCGTCGTGCTGAACAACGTCAAGGCAGGTGAAGGCAACTACGGTTACAACGCCTCCACCGGTGTCTACGGCGACATGTTCGAGATGGGCGTGCTGGACCCGGCCAAGGTGACGCGCTCTGCCCTGCAGTCCGCAGCCTCCATCGGCGGCCTGATGATCACCACCGAATGCATGATCGCCGAAGACCCGGAAGACAAGGCAGCTGCCGGCGGCGGCGACATGGGTGGCATGGGCGGAATGGGTGGCATGGGCGGCATGATGTAA
- a CDS encoding co-chaperone GroES codes for MNIRPLHDRVVVRRVEEEQKTAGGIVLPGSAQEKPTRGEILAAGNGRILENGEVRPLDVKVGDTVIFKDGYGVEKQKIDGEEVLIMSESDILAVVEG; via the coding sequence ATGAACATCCGTCCCTTGCACGATCGCGTCGTGGTCCGTCGCGTGGAAGAAGAACAGAAAACTGCAGGTGGCATCGTTCTGCCCGGCAGCGCTCAGGAAAAGCCGACGCGCGGTGAAATTCTTGCCGCCGGCAACGGCCGCATCCTCGAGAACGGTGAAGTTCGCCCGCTTGACGTGAAAGTCGGCGACACCGTCATCTTCAAGGATGGCTACGGCGTCGAGAAGCAGAAGATCGACGGCGAAGAAGTGCTGATCATGAGCGAGAGCGACATCCTCGCCGTGGTGGAAGGCTGA
- a CDS encoding FxsA family protein — MPILLVITLFGLLDFVVLFSLGSQIGLLPTLALVLITGAVGLHLIRREGRATLMRAQERLQRGEMPSGELMEGAALIFGGALLMAPGFLSDGLGLLCLLPASRGLLTRGLSGNNVIARFFKGRFSAQSQSRQTHSGNWQSTNHGTAQQEEPQRESGRANSGDKGGQPLEGDYISRDEPRL; from the coding sequence ATGCCCATACTGCTAGTGATTACCCTGTTCGGGTTATTGGATTTCGTGGTGCTGTTCAGTCTTGGCAGCCAGATAGGGCTGTTGCCGACGCTGGCACTGGTACTGATCACCGGCGCCGTGGGCCTGCATCTGATTCGACGCGAAGGTCGCGCGACATTGATGCGTGCCCAGGAGCGCCTGCAACGTGGCGAGATGCCCTCCGGTGAACTGATGGAAGGCGCGGCGCTGATCTTCGGTGGCGCGCTGCTCATGGCACCGGGATTTCTCTCGGATGGCCTGGGACTGCTCTGCCTACTGCCGGCCTCGCGTGGACTGCTGACCCGAGGCCTGAGCGGCAATAACGTCATCGCACGCTTCTTCAAGGGTCGCTTCTCCGCACAGAGTCAGTCACGTCAGACGCACTCCGGCAACTGGCAGTCCACGAATCACGGCACTGCCCAGCAGGAGGAGCCACAGCGCGAATCAGGCCGCGCCAATAGCGGCGACAAGGGTGGGCAGCCGCTGGAAGGCGACTACATCAGCCGCGATGAGCCACGTCTGTAG